A single region of the Longimicrobium sp. genome encodes:
- a CDS encoding type II toxin-antitoxin system RelE/ParE family toxin, protein MSEHRWTFTARAKLKAEVAKMKKADAPGAASALVERVIAACGRLADFPRSGRARPEMGTRVRSFPVHPYVLFYRPTRYGIEVVRLLHQSEDQERAFKRRRRARGRRGKSRRNRRTR, encoded by the coding sequence CTGAGCGAGCACCGCTGGACCTTCACCGCGAGAGCGAAGCTGAAGGCGGAGGTCGCGAAGATGAAGAAAGCGGACGCGCCCGGCGCCGCGTCCGCGCTCGTCGAGCGCGTGATCGCGGCGTGCGGGCGTCTCGCCGATTTCCCGCGAAGCGGCCGCGCACGCCCGGAGATGGGCACGCGCGTGCGCAGCTTTCCTGTGCACCCGTACGTGCTCTTCTACCGTCCCACGCGCTACGGCATCGAAGTCGTGCGCCTGCTGCACCAGAGCGAGGACCAGGAGCGCGCGTTCAAGCGCCGCAGGCGCGCGCGCGGCCGCAGAGGGAAGAGCCGGCGCAATCGCAGGACAAGGTGA